The Apium graveolens cultivar Ventura chromosome 6, ASM990537v1, whole genome shotgun sequence genome contains a region encoding:
- the LOC141665993 gene encoding uncharacterized protein LOC141665993 has protein sequence MEDNLALVNSTRTDWRVRVCITRMWPSFSRIQQFRGVNLIVLDSEDCHVFAFINRVIWHDVSNIILEGNIYDIHNFVVMEPAGLMRHVSTDKIIVFSHDTIVHPIPFEVNTIPRHKFELKTIPEISDLAMSLSQHVPPVHAIDIVGIPQNIDPIKQVYTRFGEKKFLRFELFDGSNVVKIFAWDEFTVDVANALQGYVGFSWCQLKLIAELLLTGSLQIRSSSCSQIYFNINHPAIEVLRKRILVGLV, from the exons ATGGAAGACAACCTTGCATTGGTTAATAGCACTAGGACTGATTGGAGGGTTCGTGTATGTATTACTAGGATGTGGCCTTCATTTTCTCGCATTCAACAATTCCGAGGTGTTAATCTAATTGTGCTTGATTCAGAG GATTGTCATGTCTTTGCATTTATAAATCGTGTGATTTGGCATGATGTTAGCAATATCATACTTGAAGGAAACATATATGATATTCACAATTTTGTAGTAATGGAGCCTGCAGGACTTATGAGGCATGTATCTACTGATAAGATAATTGTTTTTTCACATGATACCATTGTCCATCCTATTCCGTTTGAAGTAAACACCATTCCAAGGCACAAGTTTGAGCTTAAAACCATTCCTGAGATTTCTGATCTTGCAATGTCACTCTCTCAACATGTGCCTCCTGTACATGCTATAG ATATTGTTGGCATACCTCAGAATATTGATCCAATAAAGCAAGTTTATACACGATTTGGTGAGAAAAAGTTTCTTCGATTTGAGTTATTTGATGGCAG CAACGTGGTTAAGATTTTTGCTTGGGATGAATTTACTGTTGATGTAGCAAATGCACTTCAGGGATATGTTGG TTTTTCATGGTGTCAACTAAAGCTTATCGCTGAATTGCTTCTAACAGGTTCACTGCAGATAAGAAGTTCATCATGTTCGCAGATTTATTTCAATATTAATCATCCTGCTATTGAAGTGTTGAGGAAAAG GATACTTGTTGGATTGGTCTAA